The nucleotide sequence actttgttttttttggggggggagctggtgttgttgttcagtattttttgtcaaaccatctggcagccctatgtGTGGATGTacaagagggaattctttcaaaagaagaggcctcaaGGAAAtcacacaggtgccctgatggccattctgtccagACTAATCACAAGTGAAATGCGAGACAGCATCCagtcaatgtggacgctatctttcgaaaaggcACATCGCTTTCTCGTTGCgcttttgcggtgtggacgctctctttcgaaagaagcttttctggtgGATCTCTTCTAGACATAGGTGGGACAGATACGGGGCCCTTCCGAGTTTGGCCTTGGTGCCAGGGAACAATTGGCTCGGTGGTAAAACCACTCGCGACCCAGAGTTCGGGGCACTGCCCGTGtccagggagctgggagctgtgtgggggATGGGCTGCTGAGACCTCTCTAGAGCAAAATGCAGCGCCCCAGAGCTTGGATTGTAACGGTCGTGGTCCAGGGAGATCCAGGGTTTGGGTGCGGGCCCAGCGGTGCGGTTCGCTTCGCCGCCAGCCCCAGGGCCTGCGAGGGACCCGGGCTGGAGCAtgctctgtgcctcccgttcagcggcccctcctctctctcagATGATCTCCGTGTTCTGCTGCTTTGGGCTCTGGATCCCACGCGCCATGATGCTGGTGGAGATGGCTATTGGCACGTGAGTATCGCTAGCACCCGGCGGGCTTGGATTGAACCAGCCACTCCCTGCCTAGCCAAAGGATTAAGATGTGTGAGGGCCCGAGGCACGAAGACCGTGTGGGCCCCCACCCCGTGAAAAGCAGGGACCTACCTGATTGCATTCATAGAACCACTCCGCTCAGTGTTTGCACGCCGCACGAGTAACAAAGCAGGGCATCTTGTGCCTTTGGGAATGGCTCAGTTTTCCCACATGGAAAATAAACCAGGTTAGATGTCATCCGTACCATGTCACTGCCAAGCTGGAGTCACACGGATCAGTTGTTCAGAGACCCCCAAGTGGGTCTTTCATCTCCCCCGACTTTCTGAAACGGGACCATTATGCCCCCTAACCCCCGGAGATCACGTTACAGTCCCGTTTTTCTACCGGGGAAGCAAAGCTGTCTGAACGCCCACAGGCACCGTTCCAGACAGCAACAAGTAAAGGAAAGAACCCTAACCCGAGAGAACATTATTCTGCATAGCCAGCCGGGAGAACTGATCTGAAACAGTTTGTCCCGGATCACGTAAGCTCTGAAAAAACGTTGCAAGGACCCCGATGCATGCCAGTGTCCGCCAAAGGTAAGGCTGTCAAAGCAGGAGAAAGACGCCGTTTTACCGAACACCTGAAATCGTTAGTCCCTAAAGCTTAATCTGAGTGTACAGCATCACGGTCGGTTATGAAGCCCAACGAGAACATCGTTTTTCCAAAAATCCTGCAGGGAGAGTGAATATCTATCACTTCATTCTACCACTGCCCTTCGTCATCAGGGCCCGACCAAATTCACGGGCATGCAAAACGTGCCCCGGACTGTACACTCCGGTGTCCTCCCGTGAAGTCTGGCCTTTTGTGGGCTTTTCCCCTACACTCTACAGATTTCCTGGGGgagagcagcggttctcaaactggggatcCGGGCCCAAAAGGGAGCGGCAGGGGGTTATTTTAGGCAGGTCACGGTGTGCtgtgctgacttctgtgctgccttaggagccaggcagctggtGAGCGGTGGTTGGAATGCGGGCGGGGTGCCCCGCTCTGTAAGCAGCATCCGGCCAGCAGCGGTGCAGAGGTGAGGGTGACAATACTATAACCCCCATACATTACCCTTGCAATACCCCCCCGGCCACACACAACTCATTTTGAGGTCAGGATCCCTACAATCACACCACCAccacatttcagatttaaaaagccTGAaatgtgccaatttttaaaatcctaggaCCACAACGTTGACCTAAAAGGACCATGGATTTGGCAGAGCCTGACtcctcatggctgtgtctacactggcacccctttccggaaaagggatgctaatgagaccagtcagaattgcaaatgccccggggatttaaatatcccccgcggcatttgcatgaacatggctgccgcttttttccagctcggggttttgctggagaaaagcgccagtctagatgggatcttgcggaaaataagcccttttccgcaagatcccttattcctactttcaagtaggaataagcgatcttccggaaaagggcttattttccggagaatcacgtctagactggcgcttttctctggcaaaaccccgagccggaaaaaagcggcagccatgttcatgcaaatgccacgggggatatttaaatcccccgcggcatttgcaattccgactggtctcattagcatcccttttctggaaaggggtgccaatgtagacacagccctcctgggTGTAATGGAGGGGAAAAACAAGTCTCTGGAActgaaaggcctctgaagctaaATCTCTCCCACTTCTATAGCTCTCTGGGCTTGGCTCTGTTTTATCCCCCATCTTGGCTTGGGTGTTCAAGGTCCATTAGCCCAGGACAGCAGTGGAGTCCACGTAGGCTGCAATTCACTGGTGACATTCATAGTTGAgtttgctggggctggcagctgcagcCCCGTGTGAACAGAGCCACATCAGTCtatgccaggggaggggggaaacacgCAGTCTGGGGTAAATAGCTGATGGGCTTTCAGCCAGTGCtaaggtgggtggggggggggggggagacctctGTTAGAAAGGCCTTTTATCAGCTGAGCAGGGGTAAAGAATCCCTGATCCCAGTAGACCGGCAAGAGCTCACACTAAGATCCCAAGGCTGGAATGGGGAGGTAGGTTCCACCAAGGGCtcgggtggggggaagagggctgcAGTCTGGCACGCTGGGATGGGGGTAAATAATGCTGCATGAGAGGGAGGGCGAGGGGCACCAACGGCCTTGACCTGGTGGATGGATGGAGGCGTAACCCGCCCCCCCCGAGCCTCGCGCTCCCCTTGTGTTTTGCAATCACCAAATGACGCAGGAAAaaacaggaagaggaggggggagaacaggtcaggcaggaggggaggggagaagccctAAGCCCGGCTAGCCCAGCAGAGAAAGCAGCAACTGAAACCTGCTGCCCAAGCCCCAGGAGAATTTTCCAGCCCCCAAATTGGCCAGggcccctctgctgctctgcCAGGCTGGCGTGCTGCAGGGCGGTGGGGTTTGCCTCTCCTCCAGCTGAATTCCCTGCTCCCCGGGCTGCCCACAGGTACTTCGGCATCTGCTTCTACCTGCTCATGCTGGTCATGGTGGAAGGCTTCGGCGGGAAGGAGGCCCTGCTCGCCGCGCTGAAGGACACGCCCATGGCGATCAGCAccgggccctgctgctgctgctgcccctgctgcccacgCATCACCATGACCAAGTGAGGCAaccgggcagggcctggggcggggctggctgggaggaaagcTGGTTCCACAGCCCCTTCCCTGGACGAGAAGCCAGGCGCTGGCTAGAGCAGCTTCCCCAAGAGGTGCCCCGAACCCCTCTCCCGCTCTGGAGGCGCACGGCCCGCTGCCTGCACGTGGCTGGGCTCTGCTGGCTCGGCCCCCAAAGGAGGGAAGGGGCGACCGACGGCTCCAATCCACCCGTGCGCGCCCGCTCTGCTGGCTGGATCCCAGGGCAGGCGGGGGGTTAGCCACGGCCACGCCTCGCCAGTGCACAGGGACTGCCTGCCCATGTCCCTTCTGCCTGCCCAAGCGGACCCAGTTGTCACCCCGGGAACCCCCTTAGAGCAGGGGGCGCCCCTGGGGCCCAGTCCAGCCATCATGCAGCCCACGTGCCACAACCCCAGACACTCGACTGACTGAGGCACCAAGGAGAGCAGGGACCAGCCTGCTGCCCAGCTAGTGCCACGGCTGGATCCCGCAGGCCTGTGAGTCTctacctccagcccctgccccaaaacGGTCACTGTCTGCCACCGCTGCACACACCTTGTTCCCAGGCTGTTTCCCTACCTTCCATTTCCAGCCGGGGGCCATGGGGGACGTCTCTCGGCGAGCCGCGCAGCTGAGATCCGTCCCCCACGGAGACCACATGGACCAGGCTGGCCCAACTTTCTGGCCCCCTGAGCCATATACGACAAACCTACGGGCGTTCGAGAGCTGGGACCTgcctgctggggctcagggcttctgccCCATTTGTGCTGAATCCCCAAGCCCAGccggggggctgcggggcagaaGCCCCTACCCCAGCACCAGGCTGCAAGGCTGAGCTCTCCCTCCGCCAGGCAGATAGGTGGAGAGTGCAGGCAGCGGGCGGGGTAGGAGCTACCCGTTTGGCTGGCCCTGGGCGTGACTGTGCTGGTGCTgagcccagcctgcttctgccatTTACCAGCCGCCTCTTTGGGCTCCCGCCCCGGCTGCCATGCGGATTGGGAGGAGCCCCCATAAACCCCTGCATTCTCCTCCGCCATCGGGCCCCTCCCTCCTACTCGCCTTCGCTGCGATACCTACAAAAAGCGTGAGCCGTCTTGGCTCagtttcctttctcccctccGTCGGTCTGTACCTAGCCGTTGTCTGGCCTCGTACGGAAACTGTCCGCGCTCTGGCGCAGGGGCCGGCTTTTGGTCTGGGGTTTGTCCAGCACCTAGCACCACGGGGTGCAGCCTAGGACGAGGGCTGCCAGGTACCCCCCCAAGTCAAACGCAAGGTGTAGGACGATTCACAAGGCAAGGTCCCTGCCCCGAGAGGCTGCCAGCCAAGTCCCTGCGTGGCCAGTGCCAGGGAAGGGCTGTTACAGGATGGGGTTTGCATTTCCGGGAGGTAAGAAGCAGGCCCGGGAGGCTGGGATCAGCAGTTTTGGGCTCCGGCTTGCAGGGCACTCCAGTGTCATTTGACAGTCTGTTCTGCTGTCCTCGCCGGGGACAGAGGGCAGGGCCAGGTGGCAAGGGGAGACAGGCCGggtaaaacacaaacacacaaggaAGACACTCTGGGGCCTGGCGCTGTCACGGACGTCTTGCTCTGTTGTCGTCGTAGGAGGAAACTTAAACTCTTTCTTCTGGGCACTTTCCAATTCGCCTTCCTCAAGACGGCCAGCGTCTtcgtggggctggccctggctgcagaTGGGAACTATGATCCGGCCGATGTAAGTCCAGACCCTTCCCCCAGCAAAGCGGCTGCTCTGTTGATGAGGGACTTGCCCTGGTTGGGCTCGCTGGGCTGCAAGAGTAGCTGTGTCCCTGAAGGCAGGGGGCCCTGGGTCGAGGGGGCGCGGAAAGCAGGGCACACGAGGGGCAGTGAGGCCAAGGAGGCCGGCGGGGGAGAAAAGCCAACCTGGCATAGCTTCCAcctggcagcagggggtaggagaGAGGAGTTGGGTGCCAGCTGAGCCCTACCCCTGTCTCGGGGCCACCGTCACAGCTACAGCAGGGTGACGGGGTCCCTGGCTGAGCATGGCAGGTGGTGGGACAGCAAGTTGAGGGGACGGCTGTCTCACTCCAAGTCTCCATCTTGCCCATGCCCAAGGGTTTCAAGGCAGCATGTGTGTGCCCCACCCTGGACACAGCACAGCCCTCCTAGTCTGGCCTGGAAATCCCACCCACGCTGCTTTCGCTTCTGTCTCGCCCAGATCTCAGCTCAGAGCGTGGCCCTCTGGATTAACACCTGCCTGGGGTTCTCCACCATCTTTGCGCTGTGGGCCCTTGGGATCCTGTTCCGCCAGGCGAGGGTGCATCTGAAAGAGCAGAACATGGGGGCCAAGTTCGTTTGTTTCCAGGTAACGTtgcttggggggcggggaagagagcACCGTTAGCAGTTTCCTGGCTGCAAAGGGGGCTTCTGTTTGGTGTTGTGAACCGGGGCCTTCCAAGTTTCCTTTACCCCACACGTGCAGCCTGCCACGTCCTGGCAGGTGGCTACCCCACAGCTGGCTGCCTCTCGCTTCTCCTGTCTTGAAACTACCGCCTCATCTCAAGAACATGAGTCTTCAGGTGCAGAACGAGGACAGGACTGGCTCAATGTCTTCTCCACAAGTAGCCCTGCCACCAGCAATGTGAGCAAGCAGCAGCAGGACAGAGGGGGGTGGATTGAGACAGATACATCTGCCATGGGGTCCTTCACCTGCTTggctagaatcacagaacacgaGCCCTGGAAGGGcccccgagaggtcatcgaggccagtccctgccctcacctgGCACAGAAAAGGCAGACACGGAAAAGGAACAGGATAtaaaaatggagaaactgagagaTTCCTTTGAGCAAGCAgggatttaataaaaaaaaaaaaaagatacaagaaGGGCAAGAATGGTGGATGGAGAAGAAATGGGGAAGAAGATTCTATGAAGTCTCTGGCAAGGGCAGAGGATAAGGCGCTACTCGAAAGTTACAGCAGGCTCAGTGAGGGACTCGTCTTCCGACTTAACTCCTCGCTGTAGTTTGAATAATAATTTCTAGCTAGCGACTACTCTCAAAGCTGGGCAGTGTAACACCTGCAGGGCGCAAGAAACAGTTCCTCACCTGAGATGGGGATGTAAGGCGCATGCCTGGGAAAGACTGTATCAGGACAGTAGGCTAACAGTACGAGTCCCTCTGCTCCTTGAGCTAGGGAGGCCAAGCGTATGGAGGCAAGTGACTAGGTAAAACGAGAAAGTTACCATTGATAAGGATGGGGCGAGACACTGGATACTGGCAGGACcaaggcagaaggggaggagaaagggatggGGTTAAAATCAGTGTGTCCCATGGAGACGAGACAGggtagggcttgtctacattgggaAACCGACCTGCAGATTTACACCTCCGCAGGTAGGCCACTCTGTGTGGAGACACTGCTCCAGTCTAAGTGACTACTGTCACGTCAAACCGCTctgatggctttctttgataggataacaaacccTGTGGACAAGGGCAGCggggaagcggtagatgtggtatatctggactttaggaaggcatttgatacagtctcacatgaactTTTCATTAAACTAAGGAAATAGAagctagatggggctactataaggtgggtgcataattggctggataaccgttcccagagagtagttctcaatggttcacaatcatgctggaagggcataacaagtggggttctgcagggatctgttttgggtctggttctgctcaatatcttcatcaacgatttagataaagactttgggtgtgtctagactacagggtctttaaaaaaaaaaagtggccttttttcaaaaaaacttcccctgtatctagactgctgccacattctttcaaaagtaaattgaaagaacgcggcagtttttttcaaccacagaaaacctcgttttacgacgaagaacgccttttttcaaaagtgctctttcgaaaaaaggcgctatgtaatgcaaactgtactttttgaaagagcatccagcctgcctgggtgctctctcgaaaaagcggcttgctttttcaaaagtactggttgtagtctagatgctctttttcaaaagaggctttttcaaaagtatctttcaaaaaagcttctttcaaaagaggcttgcagtctagacatagccatagagagtacaattatagAGTTTGcggatgatcccaagctgggaggagttgcaagtgctgtGGAGgaagggccataattcaaaatgatcaggacaaactggagaaatggtctgaggtaaataggatgatgtttaataaggacaaatgcaaagtgctccacttaggaaggaacaatccgtttcacacatacagaatgggaagcgactagaAAGGAacactacagaaagggatctaggggtcagagtggaccacaagctaaataggaatcaacagtgtgacgctgatgcaaaaccaaacaaacatgattctgggatgcattaacagcagtgctgtaaacaagacacaagaaggcCTCAACTGGattattgtgtctagttctgggtgacATTTCAGGAACAATGTGAAGAAATTGCAGAAgatccacagaagagcaacaaaaatgattcaagctctagaaaacatgacctaggaggaatGATTGAAAGAAccaggcttgtttagtttagaaaagagaagtctgagaggggacataacagctttcaagtatctaaaagagtgtcacaaggaggaaggagaaaaattgttcttcttggcctctgaggatcggacaagaagcaacgggcttaaattgcaacaagggaagttgaagttaaaaactggaataaattgcctagggaggttgtggaatctccatcatgggagaTAACGAGCAGGTTAGACGGACATCTCTcacggatggtctagacagtgcttggtcctgccatgagggcaggggactggactcgatgacctctgagGTTCattccaggtctatgattctattccaGTAGGATTGCTGCGCTGGTCTAGGGCTGCTGCTTGACTTGCACATACAGAAAAGGCCTAAGTCACAGTAAAGCTGGCAGGGATTGCAGAGGTGGGGTGTTTGAACAGAATGGGTGGAGGAGGCACGAGGTTTGTCTAGTTTTTCCAGGTGTAAATGGAAACCATTGAACTTCCCACTCTTTGTCCCCCATTTGCCTCAACCCCAACCCATGAGCTGTTTGGGGATCCCTCATGTTTGCTGTCAGCTCTCTCATCCCTACTGCTTCTGGTCCCAGATGCTCCTCATCCTGTCTACGGTGCAGCCAGCCATCCTCAGCATCCTGGGCAACGGCGGACAGATCGCCTGCTCCCCGCCACTGTCCTCCAAGACGAGGTCACAGCGTGAGTACCAAACAGCTCTGGTCCCACTTAGCAGAGACAATTGAAGGAAGAAAACGGGCCCAGGACAGCACTCGGCCCCTCTCTGCACAGCCCAGATGGGCCAAACATATTTTCACCCACCGCCTTTCTTTAAAATAGGAGATGCTCCTTTTATGGGCATTCGGTGCAGGGATGTAGAATTGCCGTCTTCCCATTGCGACACAGCAAAGACCACGGTCCATTGTACCGCCGTGACGCAGCACACTCGGCATACGTCCACGCGGCATACGTACCTTTGCTCACCAACAAAAACCAGCCTTTTGacgtactgcatccagttctaagccccccaccaccacagaaaggatgtggacgcattggagagagtccagtagagggaaaccaaaatgatgagggggctggaacacatgatctatgaggagaggctgagggatttgggcttgtttagtctgcagaagagaagagtgaggggggatttgagagcagccttcaactccctgaagggaggttccaaagaggatggagagaggctgttctcagtgggggcaggtggcagaaggaggagcgatggtctcaagttgcagtgggggaggtctagattggatattggaaaaaactatttccctaggcgggtggggaagcactgggatgggttccctagggagggggtggaatctccatctctagaggttaagtcctggcttgaccaagccctggctgggatgattgagttgggttggtcctgctttgggcagtggggctggactcgatgactcctgaggtctctgccagccccgggattttatgattctaagtgGAAATGGTCAGTTGAGTCAGTCCAATGGCCGGTGTGTTTTCCCTCCTCTGGTGAATTTCTTAAGCCAGCTTCTCTTCAGCAGTCTTGTAAAAGCAGGACTGCATTGCCTGCGGGACTTGGTCCCTGCCTTGGGTGAGCGACAAGGCAGTAACTAGGCCTTCCTCCCTAGCTAGGCATAGTCTCTGCTCACTTGAAGGGAAGTGAAATTCTACGTCCGTAAACAGCAAATTAACCCCAGAATCAGATATTTTGACCCCTCATTTGGCAACTGCTGGGAGCTAGTGAATGCTGATAACATGCCGCTTGAAACCCCACCATTGTCCTGGCTGTGAGCAACTGGGAAACACGCTCAGGAAAGGCGCATCAACTAACTCCTCCCCCTCGTGATGTATATTCCAGACATGAACATGCAGCTGCTCATCTTGGAGACCTTCATCCTCACGGTggtgacccggatgtactaccgaAAGAAGGACGACAAGGCAGGCTACCAAGCTTTCAGCCCGCAGAATGGGAACATGGAAATCAAAGCTTAGAGAGGAAGCAGCGCTGCCAGAAAGGAGTTTCTGGCACAAGGAGCTTTTCCCCCATTGCCAAAACACGTTTCCTCTGCAACTTCAAGAGGATAGAATATTTCCCTAGGTAGCTTGAAGCTTCATTTGGCAAGTCGCCTATAGGAGTTGACATCCAGATGGTAGATGGGTCTGAAATCCAAAGGATACCTACCAGAGTTTCTGTAAATTAGCCGCTTAGTGCAGGGACAtggtctgtacagtgcctagcgcaCCTCAGGTGCTGGATAAATACAGAATAAACGATTCAGGCACTTCGGCTCGGCTCACTGCTGTGAAGACAAATACTGCTGTTTCCTTTAAGCCTCCCTTTGAGGACAAACGTGGGCCAAAACGTTGCCTCCTCTGGTCTCCAAAAGAGCTGAGGGGGTCGGAGCTTGGCTGCCACTTCCCTTGTTTAGCTGAAGAGGGATATTCCAACACTGGGGCGCACAAATGCACCAACGCCCTCAGGAGACGTGCAGCCCTCTGTACAAACGAGTCGCCCCACCTGTTCGCTTCAAGTGTGGAAACATCAGGACTTGTCACCGTTAGAGCACTGCTCATTGGAGGTCTTCAGAGAGAGGGGTCTTACTACCCCAGTTTGTGGGAAAGCAAACACTCCGATGGCCTGAGTGAGTTGTCCAGGTCTCGGGATGTTAGAAAGCGGGTAAGAGAATAGACAAGTAACCACATGCATTTCTactggttagtcgactattctatagtccctgggggcggggccgacTGCCAGTGCGCGCCAGCCCcattcccgaggagccccctgctgccacctctgtattaaaggcagcagcacggggtgccaagCGGAAGCCTATCTGctaggggagtcagtttaaaaaaccagcttTTCACGCAGACTATCTGCTGCTGTCCTGCACTTCCACCTcgaatacagaggcagcagcatggggttgcAACAGCCCCTGTCCTCGGGTTGGTTTGAGATCCCCACGGGCAGatagcagcctctgcccatggcaagcCTGGGGCCCTGGCTCGCCGCAGGCAGACGCTGCTCTGCAGGAGGCGGAGAAGCCTCTGTCTTCAGGGAGCTAGGAACCTGCagctgacaggggctgctgccgcgaAGCAGTTTCTGCCTGCACCAGGCCCAGGCTCGctgtgagcagaggctgcttcgtggcagcctc is from Pelodiscus sinensis isolate JC-2024 chromosome 10, ASM4963464v1, whole genome shotgun sequence and encodes:
- the SLC51A gene encoding organic solute transporter subunit alpha; this translates as MESAPERLPDPRFPPQVIELLIKNYSLPLACVSKPPTSLQLLYQLDPIELSIQALMTLLTLLAVAIFLEEAIYLSKKIRCLVKMRTLLWSSSAPTMISVFCCFGLWIPRAMMLVEMAIGTYFGICFYLLMLVMVEGFGGKEALLAALKDTPMAISTGPCCCCCPCCPRITMTKRKLKLFLLGTFQFAFLKTASVFVGLALAADGNYDPADISAQSVALWINTCLGFSTIFALWALGILFRQARVHLKEQNMGAKFVCFQMLLILSTVQPAILSILGNGGQIACSPPLSSKTRSQHMNMQLLILETFILTVVTRMYYRKKDDKAGYQAFSPQNGNMEIKA